The genomic stretch TTTTATTGCTGATATCTATGGTTATAGAAGAACCTTGATGACTGCTTTGGCTACTTCTGTTGGTTTGattttccttcaattctttgctCCAAACAAGGAGGTCTTATTGCTTGCTTACGTTCTTTTGGGTATTAACTGGGGTTCTTATCAGACTTTGACTGTGACATATGCTTCTGAAGTTGCTCCGACGACTCTTCGAGTGTATCTTACTACTTATGTTAATGTTTGTTGGGTTTTCGGTCAGTTGATTTCTTCGGGTGTTCTTAAGGGTGTTACTAGTATGGCAGAAACCCCTAATTCTTACAGAATTCCTTTTGCTGTCCAATGGGTTTGGCCAATTCCTTTGTTCATTGGTGTCTATTTGGCTCCGGAATCGCCTTGGTTCTTGGTTAAGCGTGGTAGagacgaagaagccaaaCGCTCCTTGAAGAGACTTTTATCGGAAAACTCACACATGCCAGACAAAGATGTTTTGGCTCAAGCTATGTTGGCCAAGATTCAAATGACCGTTCAGGAAGAAGACACTGCAGATGCTGGTACATTCAGAGACTGTTTCAGAGgtaccaacttcagaagaactAGAATCGCTGCCTTCACTTGGTTGTTCCAAAGTATCactggttcttctttgatggGTTACTCAACTATTTTCTACCAGCAAGCTGGTTTGGCTGTTAGCATGTCGTTCACCTTCTCCATTATCCAATACTGTTTAGGTATCATCGGAACTGTAGGTTCCTGGTTCGTTTCTCAAAAGGTGGGTAGAAGACCTATCTACTTTTTTGGTCTTTGCACCATGtttgttcttttgattttggtCGGTGGTTTGGGAGTTGCTAACACCACTGGTGCTAAGTGGGGTATTGGTACGctcttgttgatctttACCTTT from Scheffersomyces stipitis CBS 6054 chromosome 2, complete sequence encodes the following:
- the MAL1 gene encoding maltose permease (maltose permease some smilarity to Candida albicans MAL31 and Candida intermedia GXS1~go_component integral to membrane~go_funtion transporter activity~go_process transport) — encoded protein: MVTEYVEDVKNPEKTIAVDSITKKTTDDSSLNSVDDYVARFLDMSNEARDNDHKEKVMPLREGLKTFPKAVMWSIILSTALVMEGYDTNLLNSLFGFQAFNKKFGHFDERLNVYIIEARWQTGLNMGYNCGCVIGLAIAGFIADIYGYRRTLMTALATSVGLIFLQFFAPNKEVLLLAYVLLGINWGSYQTLTVTYASEVAPTTLRVYLTTYVNVCWVFGQLISSGVLKGVTSMAETPNSYRIPFAVQWVWPIPLFIGVYLAPESPWFLVKRGRDEEAKRSLKRLLSENSHMPDKDVLAQAMLAKIQMTVQEEDTADAGTFRDCFRGTNFRRTRIAAFTWLFQSITGSSLMGYSTIFYQQAGLAVSMSFTFSIIQYCLGIIGTVGSWFVSQKVGRRPIYFFGLCTMFVLLILVGGLGVANTTGAKWGIGTLLLIFTFVYDLTVGPMCYCIVAEIPSSKLRTKTVMLSRNMYNVANIIVGVVTPYMLSPTAWDWKAKTGFFWAGFSLLGSIWVYFELPETRNRTYAELDILFQDKVPARKFKTTEVEVFDAGKLMERYGERGIKQFVEHVDKAEEEEIFEKA